A window of Chryseobacterium aquaeductus genomic DNA:
AAACAAAGCTATATTGGAACAATATATTACTGATTATAACGCATTATTGTCAAGCTCTACTTTTTTCAAACAAACAGAAAACAATTCTTTTGGAACGTATCAAGCAACTGAAATTTTAAAATCTATTGAAGATAATTCATATTTTGATGCAGGTCATAAATTTGTATTAGAAGATGGTACAGAAATAAATAATTCAAGTTTATTAAAAGAACTAGTTGAATCTGAAATAAGTAACATTATAAATGATGAAAAACTTAAACAAGCCTTTGATAAAGTCGATAAAGCTATTGGTTCAAATTTAGAACTTCGTGCATTTAAAAAAGTAATAGAAAAAGATAATTTATTACTTGTAGAATTAAAAGATTATGAAGGTTTTCAAAAGAAAATTTGGGTTAATTATCTATCAGAAATTAAAAACGAAACAGAAGTATTAGCCGAATTATACAAAACCAAAAAAATAGAATTAGAAAAGATAATTGAAGAGGCAAAAAAAGAGTTTGCTTTATGGGAAAAGATAATTAAAACATTTAATTCAAGATTTTATGTTCCTTTCAAAGTCATTTTGATTAATCAAGATGATATAATTTTAAAACAAGAAACAGCAAATTTGGAATTTGAATATATTGACAATAATGAAATTCCTGTGCGTCAAAAGAAAGAAAACTTATTATCAATTTTAAGTAAAGGCGAACAAAGAGCATATTTTATTTTGCAATTTTTATTTGAAATAGAATCTAGAAAATCAAGTGAAGAAAAAAACATCATTATTTTTGATGATATTGCCGATTCATTTGACTACAAGAATAAGTTTGCTATTATTGAGTATATTAAGGAATTACATTTATCAAACGAATTCAGAATGATAGTTCTGACACATAATTTTGATTTTTATAGAACAATAGCTTCAAGATTAAGTTTAAAAAGACAAGTTGTTTATATGACAACAAAATCAAATGAAAAAGTAATTAATTTAAAAAATGGTCAATACAGAAATGATGTTTTTGTATATTTTATTGATAACTATAGAAATCCTAAAATATTTATTAGTTTGATAGCCTTTGTCAGAAACATTATTGAATATACTGAATCTAAAGAATGTGAAGATTATTCAAAACTAACAAGTTGTTTACATCTAAAAAATGATTCAATTACTTTATTAGTAAAAGACATTTTTGATATTTATAAGTCTAGATTGATAAAACTTTCAGATAAAACAATTGAATTTGAAAATGAAAATTTATTAAACTTTATTATTTCTACAGCTAATTCTATATGTGCAGAAGAAAATATTAATGAAATAAATCTAGAGAATAAAATCAGTCTTGCAATTGCTACAAGACTAAAAACAGAAGAATATTTAATAAAAAAGTTGCCAGAAGTAAATTTGGATGAAATCACATCCAATCAAACAAGTGAATTATTCATAAAATATAAAGCTAAATTTCCAGAAAGTGATGCAATAGAAATATTGGAAAATGTAAATTTAATGACTCCTGAAAACATTCACATTAACGCTTTTATGTACGAACCATTAATTGATATGTCTGTATTTCATTTAAAAGATTTATATCTAGGAATTTGTGAGTTAAATTAAAAAAGCTACTGCTAACAGCGGTTTTAAGAAATTGGGGTTTTTGGGCTTAATTTAAAGTCTGTTTTGTACTTTTGAAGTTCGGTGTTTAATCGAAAGTTTCGGGCTTACAAATCCCCAACTTCTTAAAGCCGCGAAACGTTGGCAGAAATTTCATCCAATCTCCCGCCATTAAATAAAAAAATGGAATTCTGTCAATAGTCGGAAATACCGAAACAGCGACTATAAATTTTTCTGAAAGTAGGAAATTATAAACTTTGACTATGAAATTTTTTATTGCAATTATCGGATACTTTGTTGGAGTTCTACTGACTATAATAATATTATCAATGTTTTCAGCTGGAACTGACTCTAAAATGCCGAATTCTTTTATTCCTGCAAATATTGGTGGAATAATATTGGCAATTATTGGTTACAATTATTCAAAAAACAAAAAATAATGGCTGTTTTATTTTATCAAATAGGAATTTTTATAGCAATTCAAGTTGCTTCGATGTTTGGAAAAAATAGCAGAAATACTGCAATTGTATTAATCTCAATTTTTACAATTCTTCAAGTTTTTGTGTCTTGGTTGCTAATTCTTCAGTTCATTACAATCTTAGTTTCTTACTGGATTTCAAATGAATGGTTTTTTGGGGAAGAAAAAAATAAAAAACCTGTCAAAAAGCTAAAAAAAATTAGTTATAGTTTTAGAGATGAAAATGGAGGAAGAGGAATTATGGAAATAGATTTAGATGATCCTAATTTAGATCCTAAAATTAAAAGCAAAGCTTTACTTCAAAAAGAAATAAGAGAAACATCAATTGAAAATTACAGAAATGACACTGAATACAAAAAAGCATTGGATGATGTAATGAAAAAAATGACGGGTAAATAAAAAAACTTCTGCCAAGGGTTTGCCAAAAGCGGGGCTGAAGTTCTTCGATTGAGCATTTCTGCAAGGTTCAAGAGCAGTAATTCTATTGAACTTTTGTGCTAAAAATCCCCGCCTTCGGCAAGCCCCGAACCGTTTGCGGTTTTTAATAAACAAACAATCTAAGCAATTACTTTTTTACAACTCCAAATTTTTCCTAAATTAGTGGCAACACAAAACCCCACGATGAACGAAAAATTATTACAATATCTTTGGAACTTCAAAGTATTTACCAATTTCAACTTTAAAGATTTAGACGGAAATGTTATCGAAATTCTAGATTTCGGAAAATGGAACAAAGATTCCGGGCCGGATTTTCTGATGGCAAAAATCAAAATCAATAACATTATTTTAGCAGGAAATATCGAACTCCATGTAAAATCTTCCGACTGGATTTTTCATCAGCATTCTAAAGATCCCAATTACGATAATATTATTTTGCACGTAGTTTTTCAAAATGATGCAGACATTGATGAGCTCCACACAAAGAATATTCCTACGTTGGAACTGAAAAATCACATTGATGTAAGTGTTTTCGGAAAATATGAAAAACTTCTGAATGACAGCCAGTTTATTCCGTGTGAAGATCTTTTTAATCCAAATAAAATTCCTGTTCATTTTTACGAAGAAAGCTTATTACAAAAACTCGAAGAGAAATCTTCAGAAATAGAAAGCGATCTAGAAATTCACAAAAACAATTACGAAGCCGTTTTATTTCACAGCCTTGCCTATTCTTTTGGGTTGAAAGTAAATGCTTACCTCTTCAAACAAATTGCTGAAAGTATAGATTTTACTGTTGTCAATAAAATCAGACAAAATAAACCTCAGCTCGAAGCCTTGCTGTTCGGAATCTCCGGCTGGCTGGAAAAACCTGAAGATGAATCGATGAAAATATGGAAAAGAGAATTTGATTTTATGCGTGCAAAATACAATATATCTGACTTGCTGATTCGTCCAAAATTTCTAAGATTGCGCCCACCCAATTTTCCGACCATCCGATTATCGCAGTTGGCAAATCTTTATCATCAGCATCAAAATTTATTTTCAAAAATCATAAATGCGAAAAATTCTGGTGAATTGATGGAGATCTTTAAAGATATAAAAGCTTCAGAGTATTGGGATAATCATTTTAATTTTGGGAAGATTTCTTCAATTAATCATCCAAAAATTTTAACTAAAGAATTCATCGATCTCATCATTCTCAATACCGTTTTACCCCTAAAATACAGCTATCACAAATATCACAACGAAGAAATCACCGATGAAATATTGAGATTTTACAAAGAACTTTCCGCTGAGAAAAACTCGATTATTGATGGTTGGAAAAATTTAAGTTTAAAAATGGAAAATGCATTGCAGACACAAAGTTTGATTTACCACTACAAAAATTATTGCACTCCAAAAAATTGCTTAAATTGCAGCATCGGATTTAAAATTTTAAAAGAAAATAATCATGTTTGACAATCTGCGTCACAAGATGGAAAGAGAATGGTTTGGGGTACTCACAAGAATGGGTGCAAAACTGGGAATTCCTGTATCTAAACTGCGGGTTTTCTTCATCTACTCCACTTTTGCAACCGCAGGAGTTTTCTTTTTAATCTATTTGGGGTTGGCATTTACCCTTTGGGTGAAAGATATTTTTATCACCAGAAGACCCAGCGTTTTTGATTTATAACTATGGAATTTTTACAGATTAATTCACCTGACGATTACCGTATAAAGAAAATTTATGATTCTTATGCTTCAAGTTTCCCAGAAGATGAGAGACGAGATTGGTACAAATTTGTACGTTTATTTGAGCATCCGCAGGTGAAAGTGGTTTCGGTTTTACACAATACAGAAAACATTGGTTATCTGGTACTTTGGCAACTTAAAAATCACGTTTTCGTGGAACATTTTGAGGTTTTTGAGGAATTCAGAAATCAAAAATTGGGTTCACAGATTACAGATTATCTATTTAAAAATCACCCAAGAATTGTTTTGGAAATTGAGCCAGAACACCTCAATGAAAATTCGCAACGCCGGTTCTCTTTTTATCAAAAAAACGGTTTTCATCTGATTGACGAAATGTACATTCAGCCGAGTTACGGTGAAGGCAAAAAACAGCTTCAACTTTGGCTTTTATCAAATTACCAGCCGGAAAATATCAATGAAGTGAAAGATGAAATCTACGATGTAGTTTATCATTAGCTTTACTATGGATTGCTAAGTTGATTTAGTTTAGAATATTCTACAAATGTTACTTTCAACTCGTATTCAACTTCTAAAGGTTTGAAATCTTTTCTGAATTTTTTCGACAGATGATTTACCCTTTCCGCATAATATAGAAAGTGATCAATTCTTTCTTCGTTCATTCCATATTTTCTGAGAAAATTCAAATCAACTTCATTTTTCACTCTGTTCAGAAACTCTTGCGTCTCAACAAAATTCGGAGCTGTAATTTTTGGAGCTGATGCTTTCTTGATTAATCGAAATGCTTCTCCTATGACGTTAATCAAATTTACTTGCCCAGCACTAAAATCATGTCCTTGAAATGTTTTTGGCACTTCACTCTTGGGAACTGGAGCAGACATCGGTGCTTTGATGTAATCTTCCATAGATGATTTCAGGTCGGCTAATTTCCTCGAATCACCAAGATGTTTATTGTCTTTGTGTAAATTACCGCTCGGTTTATATTGAATTTTAACTTCTGGAATTAAAGTTTCTACTCTCATAAGAACGATATTAATTTGAGAATTTAAACTTTCTTTGCGGATTACTTTGTCCATCCGGTAATAATTTTCTTTCACAAAGCGTACTTCATCATTTTCGTCAGCTTCAATGCTAAAATCACCGGAACTATCACTTAATGATCGAATATTTTTAGTGATATTAATAACTAAAACTGTATTCAAATTATACTGTAAGTCATCCGTAATTTTACCTGAAATTTTCTGTTGAGAAAATAAAAAATTACTTCTCAGTAATATAGTGATCAAAAAAAAACGCTTTCATTTAAAATTTTTGTTATCATTTGTGTTTGTTTATTATTTCTCTTGCGGTGCTTTGTACGAAGAAATCCTCATTAAAACCGCCCTTTGGAATCTCATCAGGTCAGCATCGCTGACGAAACCATATTTTAATATTTTTGCACGTTCAAAACCACCTGCCAAAACGTAGCCAATGAAATGCAGAACCTGAGAGTTTTCAATTTTTAAATCATTAAAATACTGATATCCCAAAGCAGTTGTCAGATAATTCATAAAATCTACATCATCCCATTTATTTTTCACTTTCCCTATAGAAAAACCTTGTCCTTTTGGCTGCACAAATTCTCCTGGTCTGGCTGCAAGTATTCTGGGATCAGATTTTTGCTTGATGTAAACGGCAAGATCTGATTTGAGTTTCTCCACTTTTTTTGGAGGATTCAGCGTTTTGGTATCAATTTTCAGGTCTCCTGTTAATAATTTCTTGATCTCCACTTCATCAATCAGTGTTGCCGTTCTCAACAGCTTGATATTGATCGGCGAATCTATATTTTCTTTTGTAACATTTGCGCTTATTCTTTCATATCCAATTTTGATGAATCTCAGATTGTCACCTTGTCTTCCGGCAATCATAAAATGTCCGTCACGATTGGTGGTCACGCGCTCATCCGTCCTTATGTTAATCACCGTAACGTCGGGCATTTCTATATTTTCTTCGGAAGTCACTTTACCAAAAATAAATTCCTGGGCATTGATACCGACGAAGAAGAAAAAGGATAAAATAAAGAGTAGTTTACTTTTCACGGATTATTGTTTTATAAAACAAAACTAAAGTAATTTTTACTGAATTTCAGAAGTTTAACCACCGTTAACGCTTTTAGTATTTTTTTTGGAAATTTTCTTTTTTAAACTGTTAAAAACCGATCATTAATTGTTAAAAATTAAATTATATTTTAATTAAATTGCAGTCTTATTTCTAAATTATCATGCAGAATTCTTATACGGTCATCAATGCTTCGGCAGGTTCGGGAAAAACGTATGCACTCGTTCAGAGACTTCTGATGATCTGTTTGCGCTATCCAAATCAGCAACATTCTATCCGAAATATTTTAGCACTGACTTTTACAAATAAGGCTGCCAATGAGATGAAAGAAAGAATTTTGTCGTGGCTGGGAAATTTTACTGCAGAAAATTATGCTGATAATACAGATTTAAAAAATATTCAGTCGGCATTTGAAGAAGAAGGAATTAAAATCACAATAGACGAACTTCACTACAGATCAAAAAAACTGTTGGATTATGTTCTTCATAATTATTCAACATTAAATATCGGAACGATAGACCGTTTCAACTCACGATTGGTGCGAAGTTTTTCTTACGAATTGGGTTTAGCTAAAAATTTCAATCTCGAAATTGATGCAGAACCGTTTTTGATTGAAGCAGTAGACAAAATGCTCGATCAGATCGGAGAAAATGACAGTATTTCAAATTCTTTCATGGATTATGTGGATTACAGTCTTGAAAACAATGAAAGAATCAATTTAAATAAAAACCTTTACGATTCTGCAAAAGAATTTGTGAAAGATATTCATTACGAACATCTTAAAAATAACAAAAGCTTCGATGACAGTAAATACGAAGACATTAAAAATACACTTCGTAAAGAAATTGTTTTCAACAAAAAACATTCTTTAGAAATTGCCACACAATCTATTGAACTTTTCAAATCAAAGAATATTGACGTTGAAGATTTTTCCCAAGGGAAAAATGGAATTGGTGGATTTTTCACCAAGATTTTGGATTTCTACAACAAAAAAAGACCAGGATTTCCTTTTCCAACTAATGAAGAAAGTGCTTTAAACAATATTCAAAAAGGTGCTGCAGCAAAATCGAAACATAAAGAATCTGAAATTTTTGAAATTCTAGAACAACTATTGAAAAATAGAATGCAGCTGATTCTTTTGTTTATCGAAACTCAAAAAAAAGAAAAAATCCTGTCGGCTTTGCTACCTTTAAAAGTAAATAAAGACATTCAGGATGAATTGAAAAAAATTGAAGATGAAAATGATTTGGTTTTACTTTCAAAATTCAACATTCTCATCAACGAAAACCTGAAAAATGAGCCATCAGCTTTTATTTATGAGAAAGTAGGATCACAGTTTCAGCATTATTTCTTTGATGAATTTCAGGATACATCAGAGTTGCAATGGCAGAATTTTATGCCTCTCAGAGATCACAGTGTCTCCACAGAAAATACGTCATTCACTTTGGTTGGCGACCCGAAACAAAGTATTTACCGTTTCCGTGGTGGTGAAAGCAAACTGATGCTTGACATTATTAATAAAAAAGAAATTTCGCCTAAAGAAGCTGAATTATTGGTTTTAAAAGACAACTGGCGAAGTGCAAAAAATATTGTTCAGTTCAATAATGAATTGTATCAGTTTCACTCCATTGATTTAGAGGAAGAACATA
This region includes:
- a CDS encoding ATP-binding protein — translated: MNKINIDFENCFGIGKLNHEFKFEDLDSNTFLIYAPNGTMKTSFARTFDLVSKNDIKNIPRDRIYTDKASKYEILVDDLPINQQNILVLNAEDNNFDATNKISNFLASKDLKKQYDDIYSELNVLKNEFLKKLKIVSQSSDCEGEIINSFSENSTISFFEVLLNVVGNLTDKFVKYDFKYNEIFDKKDNVKKFLEKNKAILEQYITDYNALLSSSTFFKQTENNSFGTYQATEILKSIEDNSYFDAGHKFVLEDGTEINNSSLLKELVESEISNIINDEKLKQAFDKVDKAIGSNLELRAFKKVIEKDNLLLVELKDYEGFQKKIWVNYLSEIKNETEVLAELYKTKKIELEKIIEEAKKEFALWEKIIKTFNSRFYVPFKVILINQDDIILKQETANLEFEYIDNNEIPVRQKKENLLSILSKGEQRAYFILQFLFEIESRKSSEEKNIIIFDDIADSFDYKNKFAIIEYIKELHLSNEFRMIVLTHNFDFYRTIASRLSLKRQVVYMTTKSNEKVINLKNGQYRNDVFVYFIDNYRNPKIFISLIAFVRNIIEYTESKECEDYSKLTSCLHLKNDSITLLVKDIFDIYKSRLIKLSDKTIEFENENLLNFIISTANSICAEENINEINLENKISLAIATRLKTEEYLIKKLPEVNLDEITSNQTSELFIKYKAKFPESDAIEILENVNLMTPENIHINAFMYEPLIDMSVFHLKDLYLGICELN
- a CDS encoding DUF2851 family protein, which translates into the protein MNEKLLQYLWNFKVFTNFNFKDLDGNVIEILDFGKWNKDSGPDFLMAKIKINNIILAGNIELHVKSSDWIFHQHSKDPNYDNIILHVVFQNDADIDELHTKNIPTLELKNHIDVSVFGKYEKLLNDSQFIPCEDLFNPNKIPVHFYEESLLQKLEEKSSEIESDLEIHKNNYEAVLFHSLAYSFGLKVNAYLFKQIAESIDFTVVNKIRQNKPQLEALLFGISGWLEKPEDESMKIWKREFDFMRAKYNISDLLIRPKFLRLRPPNFPTIRLSQLANLYHQHQNLFSKIINAKNSGELMEIFKDIKASEYWDNHFNFGKISSINHPKILTKEFIDLIILNTVLPLKYSYHKYHNEEITDEILRFYKELSAEKNSIIDGWKNLSLKMENALQTQSLIYHYKNYCTPKNCLNCSIGFKILKENNHV
- a CDS encoding PspC family transcriptional regulator, which translates into the protein MFDNLRHKMEREWFGVLTRMGAKLGIPVSKLRVFFIYSTFATAGVFFLIYLGLAFTLWVKDIFITRRPSVFDL
- a CDS encoding GNAT family N-acetyltransferase produces the protein MEFLQINSPDDYRIKKIYDSYASSFPEDERRDWYKFVRLFEHPQVKVVSVLHNTENIGYLVLWQLKNHVFVEHFEVFEEFRNQKLGSQITDYLFKNHPRIVLEIEPEHLNENSQRRFSFYQKNGFHLIDEMYIQPSYGEGKKQLQLWLLSNYQPENINEVKDEIYDVVYH
- a CDS encoding carboxypeptidase-like regulatory domain-containing protein, whose amino-acid sequence is MKSKLLFILSFFFFVGINAQEFIFGKVTSEENIEMPDVTVINIRTDERVTTNRDGHFMIAGRQGDNLRFIKIGYERISANVTKENIDSPINIKLLRTATLIDEVEIKKLLTGDLKIDTKTLNPPKKVEKLKSDLAVYIKQKSDPRILAARPGEFVQPKGQGFSIGKVKNKWDDVDFMNYLTTALGYQYFNDLKIENSQVLHFIGYVLAGGFERAKILKYGFVSDADLMRFQRAVLMRISSYKAPQEK